Proteins from one Chaetodon auriga isolate fChaAug3 chromosome 19, fChaAug3.hap1, whole genome shotgun sequence genomic window:
- the LOC143338391 gene encoding uncharacterized protein LOC143338391, with product MQEKGDTEKVQKLEDMKSRVDEGVLAALRYKLTAAVKEAMKNDHTSLRFKHIISKSVLVQSGSPTRYQLTPKKENIGSLRRMTLGEKNLSKTNKTILLVGETEKGKSTLVNALVNYAMGVDWEDNVWFEIVEDESSQSGSQKSDVVVYQVFGFEGKTLPYSLTVIDTPGFGDTRGTEGDVTIAQRLLDLFCSDYGVHEIDAVGLVLKATENRLSDRLRYIFDSVSSLFGKDMEKNIVVLVTHSDGRRPENALKALQAAHIQCAKDEKNQPVYFLYNNCQDADRTEDIESLQQAVRITTKGMSQFTDFLEKTEAQKLEITVDVLKERIQLTACIQNLQDRTEMTGLKQKEVQQTQEALRENEQEMKNNENFTEEVNEDYKVKESVNGGRRWWWCGLFYKEPICCPVCEENCQYPGYPMIRSPGHSEVMKDGCCTVCTRKCPELHHVKENWIYVNKTRKVQKTIDDMRKKYEESKTNCEETTKLLEHLERNLEELQREKDQILDESFQHVVTLEHIALNVNSLSTFVHLDFLIEKMQEKGDTEKVQKLEDMKSRVDEGVLAALRYKLTAAVKEAMKNDHTSLRFKHIISKSVLVQSGSPTRYQLTPKKENIGSLRRMTLGEKNLSKTNKTILLVGETEKGKSTLVNALVNYAMGVDWEDNVWFEIVEDESSQSGSQKSDVVVYQVFGFEGKTLPYSLTVIDTPGFGDTRGTEGDVTIAQRLLDLFCSDYGVHEIDAVGLVLKATENRLSDRLRYIFDSVSSLFGKDMEKNIVVLVTHSDGRRPENALKALQAAHIQCAKDEKNQPVYFLYNNCQDADRTEDIESLQQAVRITTKGMSQFTDFLEKTEAQKLEITVDVLKERIQLTACIQNLQDRTEMTGLKQKEVQQTQEALRENEQEMKNNENFTEEVNEDYKVKESVNGGRRWWWCGLFYKEPICCPVCEENCQYPGYPMIRSPGHSEVMKDGCCTVCTRKCPELHHVKENWIYVNKTRKVQKTIDDMRKNTSL from the exons ATGCAGGAGAAAGGGGACACGGAGAAGGTCCAGAAACTGGAGGATATGAAGAGTCGAGTGGATGAAGGAGTCCTGGCGGCGCTCCGGTACAAACTAACAGCAGCTGTTAAAGAAGCCATGAA GAATGATCACACCTCGCTGAGATTCAAGCACATCATCTCGAAAAGTGTTCTGGTCCAGTCAGGATCCCCGACTCGCTACCAGCTGACACCAAAGAAAGAGAATATTGGAAGTCTGAGGAGAATGACCCTCGGTGAAAAAAACCTgagcaagacaaacaaaaccataTTACTTGTaggtgaaacagaaaaaggaaaatcgACTCTGGTCAATGCTCTGGTCAACTACGCCATGGGAGTGGACTGGGAGGACAACGTCTGGTTTGAGATCGTAGAGGACGAGTCGAGCCAATCAGGAAGTCAGAAATCGGACGTGGTCGTGTACCAGGTCTTTGGTTTTGAAGGTAAAACTCTGCCCTACTCTCTGACCGTCATCGATACTCCTGGATTCGGAGATACCAGAGGGACAGAAGGAGACGTCACCATCGCTCAAAGGTTATTGGACTTGTTCTGCTCAGATTATGGAGTTCATGAGATTGATGCAGTGGGTCTGGTGCTGAAAGCCACTGAGAATCGACTGAGTGACCGACTGAGGTACATCTTTGATTCGGTATCGTCTCTGTTTGGAAAAGACATGGAGAAGAACATCGTTGTCCTCGTcacacactcagatggacgaagaCCTGAAAATGCTCTGAAAGCCCTCCAGGCTGCACACATCCAGTGTGCTAAAGATGAAAAGAATCAGCCTGTTTACTTCTTGTATAATAACTGTCAGGATGCCgacaggacagaggacataGAGTCCCTCCAACAGGCGGTTAGAATAACGACCAAAGGAATGAGTCAGTTCACAGACTTTCTGGAAAAAACTGAAGCTCAAAAGCTGGAGATAACAGTGGACGTTCTGAAAGAGCGAATCCAACTGACGGCCTGCATCCAAAACCTGCAAGACAGGACTGAGATGACTggactgaaacagaaagaagtCCAACAGACTCAGGAAGCTCTGAGGGAAAATGAACAAGAGATGAAGAACAATGAGAATTTCACTGAAGAAGTTAATGAGGACTACAAAGTCAAAGAATCTGTCAATGGTGGacggaggtggtggtggtgtggctTGTTTTATAAAGAACCTATTtgctgtcctgtctgtgagGAGAACTGTCAATATCCTGGATACCCAATGATCCGGAGTCCAGGACACTCTGAGGTCATGAAGGACGGCTGCTGCACCGTGTGCACCAGGAAGTGTCCTGAATTACATCATGTGAAAGAAAATTGGATCTACGTGAACAAGACGAGAAAAGTTCAAAAGACCATAGACGACATGAGAAAGAAGTATGAAGAGAGTAAAACCAACTGTGAGGAGACGACAAAACTTCTGGAACATCTGGAGAGGAATTTGGAAGaacttcagagagaaaaagatcaGATTTTGGACGAGTCTTTCCAGCATGTTGTCACACTGGAGCACATCGCTCTGAATGTCAATTCACTGTCCACTTTTGTCCACTTGGACTTCTTGATTGAGAAGATGCAGGAGAAAGGGGACACGGAGAAGGTCCAGAAACTGGAGGATATGAAGAGTCGAGTGGATGAAGGAGTCCTGGCGGCGCTCCGGTACAAACTAACAGCAGCTGTTAAAGAAGCCATGAA GAATGATCACACCTCGCTGAGATTCAAGCACATCATCTCGAAAAGTGTTCTGGTCCAGTCAGGATCCCCGACTCGCTACCAGCTGACACCAAAGAAAGAGAATATTGGAAGTCTGAGGAGAATGACCCTCGGTGAAAAAAACCTgagcaagacaaacaaaaccataTTACTTGTaggtgaaacagaaaaaggaaaatcgACTCTGGTCAATGCTCTGGTCAACTACGCCATGGGAGTGGACTGGGAGGACAACGTCTGGTTTGAGATCGTAGAGGACGAGTCGAGCCAATCAGGAAGTCAGAAATCGGACGTGGTCGTGTACCAGGTCTTTGGTTTTGAAGGTAAAACTCTGCCCTACTCTCTGACCGTCATCGATACTCCTGGATTCGGAGATACCAGAGGGACAGAAGGAGACGTCACCATCGCTCAAAGGTTATTGGACTTGTTCTGCTCAGATTATGGAGTTCATGAGATTGATGCAGTGGGTCTGGTGCTGAAAGCCACTGAGAATCGACTGAGTGACCGACTGAGGTACATCTTTGATTCGGTATCGTCTCTGTTTGGAAAAGACATGGAGAAGAACATCGTTGTCCTCGTcacacactcagatggacgaagaCCTGAAAATGCTCTGAAAGCCCTCCAGGCTGCACACATCCAGTGTGCTAAAGATGAAAAGAATCAGCCTGTTTACTTCTTGTATAATAACTGTCAGGATGCCgacaggacagaggacataGAGTCCCTCCAACAGGCGGTTAGAATAACGACCAAAGGAATGAGTCAGTTCACAGACTTTCTGGAAAAAACTGAAGCTCAAAAGCTGGAGATAACAGTGGACGTTCTGAAAGAGCGAATCCAACTGACGGCCTGCATCCAAAACCTGCAAGACAGGACTGAGATGACTggactgaaacagaaagaagtCCAACAGACTCAGGAAGCTCTGAGGGAAAATGAACAAGAGATGAAGAACAATGAGAATTTCACTGAAGAAGTTAATGAGGACTACAAAGTCAAAGAATCTGTCAATGGTGGacggaggtggtggtggtgtggctTGTTTTATAAAGAACCTATTtgctgtcctgtctgtgagGAGAACTGTCAATATCCTGGATACCCAATGATCCGGAGTCCAGGACACTCTGAGGTCATGAAGGACGGCTGCTGCACCGTGTGCACCAGGAAGTGTCCTGAATTACATCATGTGAAAGAAAATTGGATCTACGTGAACAAGACGAGAAAAGTTCAAAAGACCATAGACGACATGAGAAAGAA CACATCGCTCTGA
- the LOC143337697 gene encoding uncharacterized protein LOC143337697, which translates to MQEKGDTEKVQKLEDMKSRVDEGVLAALRYKLTAAVKEAMKNDHTSLRFKHIISKSVLVQSGSPTRYQLTPKKENIGSLRRMTLGEKNLSKTNKTILLVGETEKGKSTLVNALVNYAMGVDWEDNVWFEIVEDESSQSGSQKSDVVVYQVFGFEGKTLPYSLTVIDTPGFGDTRGTEGDVTIAQRLLDLFCSDYGVHEIDAVGLVLKATENRLSDRLRYIFDSVSSLFGKDMEKNIVVLVTHSDGRRPENALKALQAAHIQCAKDEKNQPVYFLYNNCQDADRTEDIESLQQAVRITTKGMSQFTDFLEKTEAGKLETVIRSEQTELTDCVLKLQERIVLTEEKQREILQNQNNEKILIAGGFSVKTVTYCPVCEEDCHSPCKAFSGPGKCQVMKGGCCTVCPRKCPLSDHVKEERRFAKKTRKGQKTLEDGTSAGSDSGSNLLEELQKEKDQLLDESFQRVVRLDQISLSVNSLSTYVHLDFLIEKMKEKGDQEKAQKLEEMKSQVEVRTRAGLQLVFTKLKAAVNQLKTQ; encoded by the exons ATGCAGGAGAAAGGGGACACGGAGAAGGTCCAGAAACTGGAGGATATGAAGAGTCGAGTGGATGAAGGAGTCCTGGCGGCGCTCCGGTACAAACTAACAGCAGCTGTTAAAGAAGCCATGAA GAATGATCACACCTCGCTGAGATTCAAGCACATCATCTCGAAAAGTGTTCTGGTCCAGTCAGGATCCCCGACTCGCTACCAGCTGACACCAAAGAAAGAGAATATTGGAAGTCTGAGGAGAATGACCCTCGGTGAAAAAAACCTgagcaagacaaacaaaaccataTTACTTGTaggtgaaacagaaaaaggaaaatcgACTCTGGTCAATGCTCTGGTCAACTACGCCATGGGAGTGGACTGGGAGGACAACGTCTGGTTTGAGATCGTAGAGGACGAGTCGAGCCAATCAGGAAGTCAGAAATCGGACGTGGTCGTGTACCAGGTCTTTGGTTTTGAAGGTAAAACTCTGCCCTACTCTCTGACCGTCATCGATACTCCTGGATTCGGAGATACCAGAGGGACAGAAGGAGACGTCACCATCGCTCAAAGGTTATTGGACTTGTTCTGCTCAGATTATGGAGTTCATGAGATTGATGCAGTGGGTCTGGTGCTGAAAGCCACTGAGAATCGACTGAGTGACCGACTGAGGTACATCTTTGATTCGGTATCGTCTCTGTTTGGAAAAGACATGGAGAAGAACATCGTTGTCCTCGTcacacactcagatggacgaagaCCTGAAAATGCTCTGAAAGCCCTCCAGGCTGCACACATCCAGTGTGCTAAAGATGAAAAGAATCAGCCTGTTTACTTCTTGTATAATAACTGTCAGGATGCCgacaggacagaggacataGAGTCCCTCCAACAGGCAGTTAGAATAACGACCAAAGGAATGAGTCAGTTCACAGACTTTCTGGAAAAAACTGAAGCAGGAAAGCTGGAGACTGTCATTCGAAGTGAGCAAACTGAGCTGACAGACTGTGTCCTCAAGCTGCAAGAGAGGATCGTGCTGActgaagagaagcagagagagattcTGCAGAATCAGAACAATGAAAAGATCCTCATCGCAGGGGGTTTCTCTGTGAAGACGGTGACTTACTGTCCTGTCTGCGAGGAGGACTGCCACTCCCCATGCAAAGCGTTCTCAGGTCCAGGAAAGTGTCAGGTCATGAAAGGTGGCTGCTGCACTGTATGTCCCAGAAAGTGTCCCCTATCAGATCAtgtgaaagaagaaaggaggtTTGCGAAGAAGACaaggaaaggccagaagaccTTAGAAGATGGGACCTCTGCAGGAAGCGATAGCGGGTCAAATCTTTTGGAAGAacttcagaaagaaaaagatcagCTGTTGGACGAATCCTTCCAGCGTGTTGTCAGGCTGGATCAGATCTCTCTCAGTGTTAATTCATTGTCCACTTATGTCCACTTAGACTTCCTGAtagagaagatgaaggagaaagGAGACCAAGAGAAGGCCCAGAAACTGGAAGAGATGAAGAGTCAAGTGGAGGTACGAACCAGAGCCGGACTGCAGCTCGTGTTCAccaaactgaaagctgctgtcaatcagctcAAGACGCAATGA
- the cfap53 gene encoding cilia- and flagella-associated protein 53 isoform X2: protein MLLSQRRTRCGQFTGPTSQEATVRAKVPPSRPPDQLFLTRQKQDAARDQVLEFSRYQQTWDTKNSWLKSSDRRFQRRTVQRRVQSALNQQDVHVQDRRDRLRALLEEEEQQLRQEMEEKMETSVEREARMKERAKALRDKRETERRQLVSEKLEQLFRERSEELRTLQSRRTVQLVCSEREAQVKSRQERLRRQKQEERAVQELLEEDLRAKEEREAQKEQRQRQRKLQQLDFIRTQMEEAEQQRRQLRRLREEEAALMADMREQQQRYRQCLSEELQKKRREEEETEQLMEEKLKEVWTKREEQSRLHGEARTRLMKEVMEARRLQIQHKLDMDMQRQVEVSTERDKLNRAMEEMKLMDEEEKRRKKQTCEAYQADLRAQVRQQQQLRAEQRAQAEMEHQQGLILQELYNQKKDEILSRPTSHTTVPHPFRRAEGSRSASYVLNTL, encoded by the exons atgctgctgagtCAAAGAAGAACGAGGTGTGGACAGTTCACAGGACCGACGTCTCAGGAGGCGACTGTG AGAGCCAAAGTCCCGCCGTCCAGACCCCCGGACCAGCTGTTCCTGACCAGGCAGAAACAGGACGCCGCCCGAGACCAGGTCCTGGAGTTCAGCAGGTACCAGCAGACCTGGGACACCAAAAACTCCTGGCTGAAGAGTTCAGACAGGCGTTTCCAGAGACGAACCGTCCAGAGGCGCGTCCAGTCTGCTCTGAACCAGCAGGACGTCCACGTccaggacaggagagacag GCTGCGTgcgctgctggaggaggaggagcagcagctccggcaggagatggaggagaagatggagaccTCAGTGGAGAGAGAGGCGAGGATGAAAGAACGAGCGAAGGCcctgagagacaagagagagacagagagacggcaGCTGGTCTCAGAGAAGCTGGAACAGCTGTTCAG GGAGCGCAGTGAGGAGCTGCGGACCCTCCAGAGCCGACGCACGGTGCAGCTGGTGTGTTCGGAGCGGGAAGCTCAGGTGAAGAGCCGACAGGAGCGGCTGCGGCGgcagaagcaggaggagagggcgGTCCAGGAGCTGTTGGAGGAGGATCTCAGAGCCAAAGAGGAGCGCGAGGCCCAGAAGGAGCAGAGGCAGCggcagaggaagctgcagcagctggacttCATCAGGACTCAGATGGAAGAAGCGGAGCAGCAGAGACGGCAGCTCAGACggctgagggaggaggaggcggcgctCATG GCTGACATGCGTGAGCAGCAACAGAGGTATCGGCAGTGTTTGTCCgaagagctgcagaaaaagaggagggaggaggaggagacggagcagctgatggaggagaaaCTGAAGGAGGTCTGGACCAAACGAGAGGAGCAGAGCCGACTGCACGGAGAGGCCAGAACCCGACTGATGAAGGAGGTGATGGAGGCTCGAAGGCTGCAGATCCAACACAAAC ttgaCATGGACATGCAGAGACAGGTGGAGGtgtccacagagagagacaaactgaacagagcgatggaggagatgaagctgatggatgaagaggagaagagacg GAAGAAGCAGACCTGTGAGGCGTACCAGGCCGACCTGAGGGCTCaggtgaggcagcagcagcagctccgcGCTGAGCAGAGAGCTCAGGCTGAGATGGAGCACCAGCAGGGTCTGATCCTGCAGGAGCTGTACAACCAGAAGAAAGACGAGATCCTGTCCAGACCCACGTCCCACACCACCGTCCCCCATCCATTCAGACGAGCAGAGGGGTCCAGATCTGCCTCATATGTGCTTAACACGCTTTAA
- the cfap53 gene encoding cilia- and flagella-associated protein 53 isoform X1 yields the protein MLLSQRRTRCGQFTGPTSQEATVRAKVPPSRPPDQLFLTRQKQDAARDQVLEFSRYQQTWDTKNSWLKSSDRRFQRRTVQRRVQSALNQQDVHVQDRRDRLRALLEEEEQQLRQEMEEKMETSVEREARMKERAKALRDKRETERRQLVSEKLEQLFRERSEELRTLQSRRTVQLVCSEREAQVKSRQERLRRQKQEERAVQELLEEDLRAKEEREAQKEQRQRQRKLQQLDFIRTQMEEAEQQRRQLRRLREEEAALMLQRQQVQQVQQQREQQQKLRDQRTRRRQLDQGLRLKMKRLAREQQDELQLDMNVLQQQLKQGSDEKQEAAQRKADMREQQQRYRQCLSEELQKKRREEEETEQLMEEKLKEVWTKREEQSRLHGEARTRLMKEVMEARRLQIQHKLDMDMQRQVEVSTERDKLNRAMEEMKLMDEEEKRRKKQTCEAYQADLRAQVRQQQQLRAEQRAQAEMEHQQGLILQELYNQKKDEILSRPTSHTTVPHPFRRAEGSRSASYVLNTL from the exons atgctgctgagtCAAAGAAGAACGAGGTGTGGACAGTTCACAGGACCGACGTCTCAGGAGGCGACTGTG AGAGCCAAAGTCCCGCCGTCCAGACCCCCGGACCAGCTGTTCCTGACCAGGCAGAAACAGGACGCCGCCCGAGACCAGGTCCTGGAGTTCAGCAGGTACCAGCAGACCTGGGACACCAAAAACTCCTGGCTGAAGAGTTCAGACAGGCGTTTCCAGAGACGAACCGTCCAGAGGCGCGTCCAGTCTGCTCTGAACCAGCAGGACGTCCACGTccaggacaggagagacag GCTGCGTgcgctgctggaggaggaggagcagcagctccggcaggagatggaggagaagatggagaccTCAGTGGAGAGAGAGGCGAGGATGAAAGAACGAGCGAAGGCcctgagagacaagagagagacagagagacggcaGCTGGTCTCAGAGAAGCTGGAACAGCTGTTCAG GGAGCGCAGTGAGGAGCTGCGGACCCTCCAGAGCCGACGCACGGTGCAGCTGGTGTGTTCGGAGCGGGAAGCTCAGGTGAAGAGCCGACAGGAGCGGCTGCGGCGgcagaagcaggaggagagggcgGTCCAGGAGCTGTTGGAGGAGGATCTCAGAGCCAAAGAGGAGCGCGAGGCCCAGAAGGAGCAGAGGCAGCggcagaggaagctgcagcagctggacttCATCAGGACTCAGATGGAAGAAGCGGAGCAGCAGAGACGGCAGCTCAGACggctgagggaggaggaggcggcgctCATG ctgcagcggcagcaggtgcagcaggtgcagcagcagcgcgagcagcagcagaagctccGGGATCAGCGGACCAGACGCCGGCAGCTGGATCAGGGTTTACGGCTGAAGATGAAGCGTCTggccagagagcagcaggacgagctgcagctggacatgaatgtcctgcagcagcagctcaaacaaGGAAGTGatgagaaacaggaagctgctcagAGAAAG GCTGACATGCGTGAGCAGCAACAGAGGTATCGGCAGTGTTTGTCCgaagagctgcagaaaaagaggagggaggaggaggagacggagcagctgatggaggagaaaCTGAAGGAGGTCTGGACCAAACGAGAGGAGCAGAGCCGACTGCACGGAGAGGCCAGAACCCGACTGATGAAGGAGGTGATGGAGGCTCGAAGGCTGCAGATCCAACACAAAC ttgaCATGGACATGCAGAGACAGGTGGAGGtgtccacagagagagacaaactgaacagagcgatggaggagatgaagctgatggatgaagaggagaagagacg GAAGAAGCAGACCTGTGAGGCGTACCAGGCCGACCTGAGGGCTCaggtgaggcagcagcagcagctccgcGCTGAGCAGAGAGCTCAGGCTGAGATGGAGCACCAGCAGGGTCTGATCCTGCAGGAGCTGTACAACCAGAAGAAAGACGAGATCCTGTCCAGACCCACGTCCCACACCACCGTCCCCCATCCATTCAGACGAGCAGAGGGGTCCAGATCTGCCTCATATGTGCTTAACACGCTTTAA